In Prosthecomicrobium sp. N25, one DNA window encodes the following:
- a CDS encoding pyridoxamine 5'-phosphate oxidase family protein — MSHKFAEIAFTPTVKKIQDQQGSRMAYARMEGVREPVNQRLTGAEASFLAARDSLYMATVSETGWPYIQHRGGPAGFVRVIDERTIGFADFRGNRQYVSVGNLTTDDRVSLFFMDYPNKTRLKLFGRARIVGLDHPATLDRLQLPDYRARVERGFLITVEGFDWNCPQHITERFTLDEIRAMSAPLTTRIAELEAELARRPALLPTE; from the coding sequence ATGTCGCACAAGTTTGCGGAAATCGCCTTCACGCCAACAGTGAAGAAGATCCAGGACCAACAGGGCAGCCGCATGGCCTATGCCCGGATGGAGGGCGTACGGGAGCCCGTGAATCAGCGACTGACCGGCGCCGAAGCGAGCTTCCTCGCGGCACGGGACTCGCTCTACATGGCAACCGTCAGCGAGACGGGCTGGCCCTATATTCAGCATCGCGGCGGGCCCGCAGGCTTCGTGCGGGTCATCGACGAACGCACGATCGGCTTCGCGGATTTCCGTGGCAACCGGCAATATGTGAGCGTCGGCAACCTGACGACTGACGACCGCGTCTCGCTTTTCTTCATGGACTATCCCAACAAGACGCGCCTGAAGCTCTTCGGTCGGGCTCGAATCGTCGGGCTCGATCACCCGGCGACGCTTGACCGGCTTCAGCTGCCGGATTACCGGGCGCGCGTGGAGCGGGGCTTCCTCATCACGGTCGAGGGCTTCGACTGGAACTGCCCACAGCACATCACCGAGCGGTTCACACTCGATGAAATCCGCGCGATGTCAGCGCCGCTGACCACGCGCATTGCTGAACTCGAGGCCGAACTCGCCCGGCGTCCGGCTCTGCTTCCAACCGAATGA